GGTAATTtaaaagagctgaaatttatgtgaaaacttcctgagatagtgcagatttaagtttgttcaaatcatggcccccgggggtagattggggccacaataggggatcaaagttttacatagaaatatatagggaaaatatttaaaaatcatcttctcaagaaccaatgagccagaagagctgagatttacaagaaagcttctcgacatagtgcagattcaagtttgtaaaaatcatggcctccaggggtaggttggggccacaatacggactaaggttttacatgcaaatatatatagaaagtcttcagatataggccaaggtaactcaggtgagcgatgtggcccttgggtcTCTTGTTATATATAActcaataaaaaaatatgcattaacTCCTATGATCATGATAATAATTATATCTAATCAATATGGCATGTATAGCTTTAATATGGATCAATTATACCTATACTAGGCTAGTTTTTTGAGAATATTCTACATCAATATGAAAGGAATTGTAAAGAAATGTGTAACATTCTCATTaatagaaagaaagaaataagtactttaacattaaaaatggaacaAAGATGGATATTATTTCAATTCAGGTGAATGGAACAAAATTTAACTtccttttaaagggactggttcacgatttttgacaaaaacatattttcatttttgatagtaaacataaaaatataattcatttgatattgacagccaaaattttgatcttctaaatgcaagaataaaagcaatattttagccgtaaatctgtgttatgttaACAAAGGCTCGAGtcttttttatgtatacaaaccaacacgtgaaatattgattttgtaatgtaaagcatcttaattttgcatagtcacaaattttaacatttagatgacccccaaaatgcttgaaatgtgaaagatgataaacttagatcgatatccatttcttttgaaaatttcgtaaacaataacataccgcaatctttgtttacaaaacaaataataaactcactaaaatgagcttctgtgataatgtatagccttaatttttatgtgaactcttttaaacacattagacagtagattttgatgattaaaagtgaaaaagaattttggggaaaatcgtgaatcagtccctttaaagctgtatggtccgaattacaatatttttttccatctcgtaaaaacgctattaaatcatcgcacgtatgtagttatgagactgtacgacatatcataaattatttcacctgttttaacccaaataatttgattttaaatcgatgtttacaaataaccgcgtcactctgccatttcaagtgacagtcacgtgaccagttcaaactttcagatcatcggtggtcttatctgtgtaaagctgtgtattttgttataacagtaccgtgccataagtttaatagaaataaaaatatcaaatacctcttagtaattcgttgttttacgctctttcagccttaaaactagacagttccgtatgagttaatacatcatgttgggattcccctgacgctcgtgggtctatttatagacgtctattatgggatgatttatatatgtagccactatatttactttctaaataatattcgcactgttttcttttaaatgcagtttttttcaagcatgtaattaagggaaagttaataactttataaagtaattaatctgctttaaagtagttatgtacaaaaaaatacatggacatcgggtcatacagctttaaagtcACACAAGAATCAAAACTTCATTGGTTACAGTTCCAAATTTTACAAAGAATAGTTGCCTATCTCACACTCATTGAAGGATTCTAGTAAACTctcatggctgtctcacatggacAGAGTTGATCTCACACTATTGATATAAATGCGAGATTAAGaaaatccttcattagtacaagTGTGGCATTGGGAATTTCTACTAGGGACAAGATTCACATTCTAGGATGAGGCTTTGCTGATTCCTAGACAGTGAATTTTGTCCCAGAAGTGGAATTTCCATCACCTCTGAAACAAGATTTGCTGTCTTGGATTTAATTGGCACTAGTTCTGATAAAAGATTCTATTAATCTTGCACTGCTGTGACACTATTCATTTCTAGTATAGCACCTATGATTTATGTTCTATGTTGAAGTAGAATATTttggattttgataatttagaattttctcgaACCTCCTGAATTAATACACTATAAAGTGGGTAAAATGTGAATAAGATTATCATGCCTTATAAAGTGTGGAATAGTGAATTTACACAGAAGTCATGGAGTAGGCCTTGGCAAAGCCTCATCCTAGACTGTGCATCTTTTCTCCCCTATACTgatgttataatatttacattatactgatgttataatatttacattatactgatgttataatatttacatgttataatatttacattatactgatgttataatatttacattatactgatgttataatatttacattccctaTCTCCCCTATACTgatgttataatatttacattccctaTCTCCCCATTACTgatgttataatatttacattatactgatgttataatatttacattccctaTCTCCCCTATACTgatgttataatatttacattatactgatgttatcatatttacattatactgatgttatcatatttacattatactgatgttataatatttacattatactgatgttataatatttacattccctaTCTCCCCTATACTgatgttataatatttacattatactgatgttataatatttacattatactgatgttataatatttacattccctaTCTCCCCTATACTgatgttataatatttacattatactgatgttataatatttacattatactgatgttataatatttacattccctaTCTCCCCTATACTgatgttataatatttacattccctaTCTCCCCTATACTgatgttataatatttacattatactgatgttatcatatttacattatactgatgttatcatatttacattatactgatgttataatatttacattatactgatgttataatatttacattccctaTCTCCCCTATACTgatgttataatatttacattatactgatgttataatatttacattatactgatgttataatatttacattccctaTCTCCCCTATACTgatgttataatatttacattatactgatgttataatatttacattatactgatgttataatatttacattccctaTCTCCCCTATACTgatgttataatatttacattccctaTCTCCCCTATACTgatgttataatatttacattatactgatgttataatatttacattatactgatgttataatatttacattccctaTCTCCCCTATACTgatgttataatatttacattccctaTCTCCCCTATACTgatgttataatatttacattatactgatgttataatatttacattccctaTCTCCCCATTACTgatgttataatatttacattatactgatgttataatatttacattatactgatgttataatatttacattccctaTCTCCCTATACTgatgttataatatttacattatactgatgttataatatttacattccctaTCTCCCCTATACTgatgttataatatttacattatactgatgttatcatatttacattatactgatgttataatatttacattatactgatgttataatatttacattccctaTCTCCCCTATACTgatgttataatatttacattatactgatgttataatatttacattatgctgatgttataatatttacattatactgatgttataatatttacattatgctgatgttataatatttacattatactgatgttataatatttacattccctaTCTCCCCTATACTgatgttataatatttacattatactgatgttataatatttacattatactgatgttataatatttacattccctaTCTCCCCTATACTgatgttataatatttacattatactgatgttatcatatttacattatactgatgttataatatttacattatactgatgttataatatttacattatactgatgttataatatttacattccctaTCTCCCCTATACTgatgttataatatttacattatactgatgttataatatttacattccctaTCTCCCCTATACTGATGttataatattttcattatactgatgttataatatttacattatactgatgttataatatttacattccctaTCTCCCCTATACTgatgttataatatttacattatactgatgttatcatatttacattatactgatgttatcatatttacattcccTATCTCCCCTATACTgatgttataatatttacattatactgatgttatcatatttacattatactgatgttataatatttacattatactgatgttataatatttacattatgctgatgttataatatttacattccctaTCTCCCCTATACTgatgttataatatttacattatactgatgttatcatatttacattatactgatgttataatatttacattatactgatgttataatatttacattatactgatgttataatatttacattccctaTCTCCCTATACTgatgttataatatttacattccctaTCTCCCCTATACTgatgttataatatttacattatactgatgttatcatatttacattcccTATCTCCCCTATACTgatgttataatatttacattatactgatgttataatatttacattccctaTCTCCCCTATACTgatgttataatatttacattccctaTCTTCCCATTACTgatgttataatatttacattatactgatgttataatatttacattccctaTCTCCCCTATACTgatgttataatatttacattatactgatgttataatatttacattccctaTCTCCCCTATACTgatgttataatatttacattccctaTCTTCCCATTACTgatgttataatatttacattatactgatgttataatatttacattccctaTCTCCCCTATACTgatgttataatatttacattatactgatgttataatatttacattatactgatgttataatatttacattatactgatgttataatatttacattccctaTCTCCCCTATACTGATgctataatatttacattttcgatGTTTCTTTGCAAATCATAGTGATAacaatttcctcatgaatgtgttgcagttgtgaacaatctTGATAGATATAGTATGTTTATTTTACTGGCTGGGAATTCTAACAGAATTGAAAGTACAGTAGATGTGAATATAAGAAAtagatttaaattttgaaaatacttcagggtatgaactgcaatgcttcacgctGGCATAATGAAGTAGGCCggtgtgaagcgttgcagttcataccctcatgacACACTTAAACAATTAAGATAATTTGACAaactaaatgaaaatgaaatttgattaaaccatacatacatgtattattgataAATGTAATGATATGATGTAACATATTGCAATACATTTTGATTACAGGTGAAAATATGAAACTTCACATATAGCATGTCCTTACTGTTTCAAAATCTGCAGAGAGTAGTTTCCCTTGACACGCAACTTTTAAAATCTCAAATCCACCTTCTACGCAGGCTGTTTGAAGTAGAGGCATATGATATATCAGTTACCTGTGTAAGCAACAAGAAAATTACTCAGTTGAACACCACGTACAGAGGAAAGAGAGAACCAACAGACGTCTTAGTGTTTCCCTTTTACGATGACCTTGAGCCCGGAAAACTACCCACTACTCCAGATCATGGTGTCTTGGATTTAGGAGATATATACCTTGGAATCCCTTACATTTCCCAACAGTGTTGTCAAAACAACCAGAGGGTACAGGAAGTTCTCCCTGTCATGGTAACACATGGTATCTGTCATCTGATTGGTTATGATCATGATATAAAGGAACAGTATGAAGCAATGCATGCTAAAGAGTTGTTGATCTTGCGGGAATTTAACAAAATTACAGGATACAGTTGTGCCCCATTACTTCAAGTTGGTCATTATTTGAGTGAATGAATGTAGCAAAATCTTTATCAagtttgaaattaatttgtCGGGTAAATAATTCATCAAAGTAAAATATGGATAACAATTCCTGTCAACAAGATGGAACATGTGAAattgattttgatgaaaattcaGCACATGCTGTAGATCATGATGTAAGAGATCCATCAGTGGATGTTCTAAATATGGAGGTGAAGAAAATGGCTGTCACAGACACGAAATCGGAGCAGGATGCATCTGAGAAGACAACAAGGAGCAGAAACTTGGAGGAGAATTTCTGTCACTCTGCTCGAACTCTCTCGGGGCAGGAGATTACGAAACTAAGGAGGGATGTTAATTGTGTGTCAGATTTTAAACAGAACAAGCTGGAAAGAGAAGCACAGAAGAACTGGGACCTGTTCTACAAGAGGAACACCACCAAGTTCTTCAAGGATCGCCACTGGACGAAGCGAGAATTTGATGAATTGTGTCCTGTGGAGTCAGAGGTACTCAATTCTTCTTAATTCATATGTAAAATCATTGGAGAATAAGTATTTTCACAAATGTGAATGAAATTCTTATTTGTGAACAAAATACTCTGTACTCATTGAAGGACCTTTGCAGAGTGATGTAATACCAAATGCGATAAACTAATTGAAATCAAATTGAGACAGTATGACTACCTCTTCTTGAAAGTAATAACTGGTAATGGAAATGATTAATTTAGTGAGACATGTATATGTTGTGGAAGTTTATATATTTGATTAATACATTTTACACTCGTACAGACAGGCAGACGGACAATGTTGGAGGTTGGTTGTGGGGTGGGGAACTTTATCTGGCCCCTCCTACACGAGGATGACTCTGTGTTCTTCTATGCTTGTGATTTCTCTCCCAGGGCTGTACAGTTTGTAAAGGTAAGTTTGATGGAAGAGTTAAACTGGAAATACAAGTATTCGTATGTGTCAACCCTCCTGATTTAAAGTGAGAGACTTTCGCTTACATTCTGGGTCTGTTACTCTGAGAGGGGACATAAATCTCCAGAAAAAGCATTTCTTGGGATGAATTTCTTCCTGTGTTAAGTTTTCAAATTGAACTTCCATGtcttgtttacattgtattaTCAACCTATAGATGCATTAAGAGTTataccaatattgatgaatacTATGAAGTTTCTCACGAGTTATCAATTTATCGTacacatgtttacaaatgtcaGAAAATACCCTCTAGGGGAGAGGAAATGATAATTAACTAAGATGGATCATCCTGATGTTATATATTAATGGAGTGTGATGAGAGGGGTGGGGATGGGTGTAGATAAGGAAAAGAATAGCTGTCATGCAACATCTTCCTCTAAATGAAAGTGGGAAGAGGGAAATCTCGCTCTACATAGTACTTGGGTGGTTAAGACATATATAAGTATAAACAATAAAGATTgtaagtgtatgtgtacattgTAGATCAgactaaattttattttgggatATGTGGATACAACAAATCTATTCATTTTTAAGAGGGATAAGCCCTCTCATGTGCCCTTCAGATATTTCCTTAAACGTAACCTATTATATATACCCAAaagtataatgataataaaaaaaatattagagtTTTTGATGTTTGCAAAATGAGCAATGCCATACATTTACATTtgcaaaataaatattcagaaatttgtagttttgtattttgtttaggACAATCCCGACTACGACCCAGAACGATGCTGTGCCTTTCAGTGTGACATCACAAGTGACGACCTGAGTGTGACCATTCCACATGACTCGGTAGATGTTGTGTCTATGATCTTTGTCCTGTCTGCCATACACCCAGACAAAATGGAGGCTGCCCTAACAAACATCATTAAGGTTTGTCTCAGTACcggtatatacattatataaggAAATCTACAATGTGTTAAAAAATCATCAAGACATGTCTTGCTATATACATGATTAAGAAATCTAGAAGGTATTACAGAAAAAAGTACATATactagcaaaaaaaaaaaatgcaagttgggtttttgtaatataatttttagacacatgaacaaaatttaattaaatttgacaCCGAGCTACCTCTGTGCACCGTGAACatattcttcagttaaaattcagCCGACTGTGACCACACTCGACGCTGCATGCTCTCAGCAGATTTTTCAAGAAAGCATGCATACAGGATACTCCTGTACCAAATGTGCTGGTAATTAATTACAAATCGAACATTGGAAGAGTACAGATCAACTACACAACATTTAATTTCGAAGCGATTGTAGAGCAAAATGCAGTGATTGAATGAAGTTAATTTGAGTATGGCCATTGCTCTGATAATGCGTCATGTAGCCCAGCAATATGTTGTATATGAGACAActatttctcacattatcaccagtgtgagattgCCTTTACctatgtgagacagccatgtgagatttttctttctcacattatcaccagtgtgagatcgacttttcctatgtgagacagccatgtgagatttttctatCTCACACTGTTGCGATAttatttgattgtgatgtcatattttctctgatttacgttacacggtgaagtaaaatattttgaattgttttcttaaatttcaattttgtattgctttctggtggacaaccttgggtttttagtTTACATTGAAGCTTCGTTCTAGACTGTGAATTTTGTCCCCTttgtggaatttccctatcccacactcgtattaatgaaggattctattaatcctGATTAGTGGGGTATCTCGAAACCAAGGGAATTTAGGTGACCATCCTAGGAGCAGATGCCCGCTCGTTACATTGCAGTTTGTGACAGCACGCCAAGTTGTCGGCACTCATGGTTGGCCAGTGTGTCCAGGAATGGTTAGGAATCGGTTGCGGGGAATTTCATTTAATTCCACAATGTCCCTATGTCGGTCCTCCATTTACACAGATGTTGATTGCAGTGGCACATGCACCTAATTGGTTTCATTTGGCCCATTGTTGTTCACTAACTTGCTTTGCTGTTCAGGTCAGATGGACGACAATTTGTAACATGTCTGTCGATGTTGTGgtgtaattgtaattgtaattaaaagatttatatagctccctatcaacattagttctctaaagcgctttacaaatgtgaaagaaagataatataaaatcaatgtgcacatacatgtgaataaaatattcatagtgtcagaattaaaatgcataaatattattattaatatatagcgatatgatatgattaccctaataacatatgaaacactttaaaataaatttaggaataattaaatacatagaaaggacataggtataataacaaacagcactgtaagagctgtatgtaagagcactaagtgtataaaaataatcacaaattaaaagctaatctaAAGAGATGCGTTTTGAGGACCACTTTAAAATTAGacaatgaagtacattgtctgagtttaaaaggcagaAAATTCCAGACACTCGATGCAGCCTTGAGCGATATTCTGACGCTTGCATAACGGAAAACTTGGTGTGTTTTTTCTGTTAGTATATTTTataatgtgtaaatttcagtatCCTTCCCTTCCAAGAAATCAAATAAtaattggtgacgtctccatatgggtgacaAATTCTTGAGAtagatgttaaacaagatacaatcaatcaaaattctCTCATATCTCTCACTCTGTCTCTCtcttcaaaaaaattattgttatgCGGATTGCTactctaaaattttatttaatggtgCATTAAAGCATCTCATATGAAGTATGAACTCTCGCCAtcaaaagagtgatacaagctccaaattgttttttatgatatttttattatgaaatcatatacatatatcataagaAATGTTTTAACGAGCCAGGTAAAATTTTGGTGTAGTGATCCACCTGTATTACCTGTAAAACTAAATTCTCAACAGAGAGAAACACCACAacataaatgataatttttattaatacatgtgtatagtaCACATACCTTTTGTTACagaatatacattgtaatttgCATAATGTCATAATGTCCTGTAATGAATGCAGGGGCGCGGCTAGAACAAAATGATGTGCATGCCAAAGAAGGCAGGAAGTCTGGAGGGTCATcttaacaaccccccccccccctgcccTTCTTGGGCCCTGGATGAAACCATAGTAGGAGCACAGGTGTAAAGTTCCAGAAGCTCTTGGGGTTTAGTGTTTTCtgttgtcaaaatatgtatataaaatgaaCAACGCCCGAGTTTGAAATGgatgaaatatatcaatttcataCAAAAATTCACGTATTTACAAAcagtaattttaaaatgttaaattttttaatttcatggaCAAGGTATTTATCATTGCAGTTATCATATCTTCTATTTGTCAAAggttttgataaataattaaaagaacttttttttaaatcttagcTCAAGCATGTTTTGTCAAAAGATTATGAAAAAATCGTAAATATTGTGACAGTTAGCCATTTTGATTTAATTCCACTCGACAGGTTTCGGTTTATTGTTAACATTATGTGATTGTACAGTCAGCATGGGAAATTCAATAACCTACATATAATTCgtaattataatacatgtaaatagaattCATAAATCCACAAAATGCAATTGGTtcttataaaaattattatgaatTAGATGAAACTACACAACTCTAGTAGCAATATTGATTATCAGTATTAATTAGTCAATAATACAAATATGTAGTAAACTCGATTACATCACTGCTTTCTGGTGACTTTATGATTTTTTCTATTTACTTTTAGTCTTTTTTCTTTCgttcttttttatttgaccATAATGATGGGCATGCCATGGCCTGCTGGTGATAGACAGCTATATCCCTGGAATGTGAGCTTGTTGTACTTGTAACTTTGATTGAATGGTTGTTGAAAATTTGCAATACAATAGTGGCCTTTCTCACTACATAAAACTGCATTACACATGCATGTAAAGCATATCGATATAAAGTAGTCATGATTAAAAGCATGATATATATtcctaatatttatatttaaaaggtttttctcttttttaaagTATCAACAAATCAttatgatagccatttcctcgtgGATGttttgcagttgtgaacaatgcttgtatgaatcttgatgaataaGGAGATCTATTTTGACGACTTGGAATTCTgataaaattaatatggaatgttaatgtaaaaaataaatatcatgttTTGAGGATACATGAGACATGctgacatacttttcatgaagtggtAACAAGCATCATGAAGTATCATCTAAATAATCTTCAAAAAAGGGTACCTAAACAatatagaatttgaaaaattttgatataaatgacacattttgagATTTATTCTGAGGGTCATGTGCAGCTTAAACAttagattatttattttttaaaagtgtttgtAATAAGTGATTATATGTTGGTTTTTAATCATTTAAGCTAGTATGACATGCTTTAGCAGATGACTTCATATATCGTCTTTTTTGtattttagatatttgatttttgTGTGCATATACTCCAAGACACGTACCTCATAGATGATAAGTATACTATAGGGCATGTTCAACATGTTTATCTTAAATGTTGTTTAGGCTatagaaagggaaaaaaatatttgatcgACAGATTTTTAAAGGATGGACCTAACTTagataaattgatttttatgcccccga
Above is a genomic segment from Ostrea edulis chromosome 3, xbOstEdul1.1, whole genome shotgun sequence containing:
- the LOC125675046 gene encoding tRNA N(3)-methylcytidine methyltransferase METTL6-like isoform X1 — translated: MDNNSCQQDGTCEIDFDENSAHAVDHDVRDPSVDVLNMEVKKMAVTDTKSEQDASEKTTRSRNLEENFCHSARTLSGQEITKLRRDVNCVSDFKQNKLEREAQKNWDLFYKRNTTKFFKDRHWTKREFDELCPVESETGRRTMLEVGCGVGNFIWPLLHEDDSVFFYACDFSPRAVQFVKDNPDYDPERCCAFQCDITSDDLSVTIPHDSVDVVSMIFVLSAIHPDKMEAALTNIIKVMKPGGSLLFRDYGLYNYAMLRFAPGHKLSENFYVRQDGTRAYYFSTEKLLELVGRCGFDLTQSQCEYVQRDTVNKKEGLCVPRIFTQGRFIKPNPTTNMAANNNV
- the LOC125675046 gene encoding tRNA N(3)-methylcytidine methyltransferase METTL6-like isoform X2, whose amino-acid sequence is MDNNSCQQDGTCEIDFDENSAHAVDHDVRDPSVDVLNMEVKKMAVTDTKSEQDASEKTTRSRNLEENFCHSARTLSGQEITKLRRDVNCVSDFKQNKLEREAQKNWDLFYKRNTTKFFKDRHWTKREFDELCPVESETGRRTMLEVGCGVGNFIWPLLHEDDSVFFYACDFSPRAVQFVKDNPDYDPERCCAFQCDITSDDLSVTIPHDSVDVVSMIFVLSAIHPDKMEAALTNIIKVMKPGGSLLFRDYGLYDYAMLRFAPGHKLSENFYVRQDGTRAYYFSTEKLLELVGRCGFDLTQSQCEYVQRDTVNKKEGLCVPRIFTQGRFIKPNPTTNMTANNV
- the LOC125675046 gene encoding tRNA N(3)-methylcytidine methyltransferase METTL6-like isoform X3, producing the protein MDNNSCQQDGTCEIDFDENSAHAVDHDVRDPSVDVLNMEVKKMAVTDTKSEQDASEKTTRSRNLEENFCHSARTLSGQEITKLRRDVNCVSDFKQNKLEREAQKNWDLFYKRNTTKFFKDRHWTKREFDELCPVESETGRRTMLEVGCGVGNFIWPLLHEDDSVFFYACDFSPRAVQFVKDNPDYDPERCCAFQCDITSDDLSVTIPHDSVDVVSMIFVLSAIHPDKMEAALTNIIKVMKPGGSLLFRDYGLYNYAMLRFAPGHKLSENFYVRQDGTRAYYFSTVIEPGPPGCEAST